A part of Candidatus Electrothrix aestuarii genomic DNA contains:
- a CDS encoding transposase — translation MLKQKIRSILSEIEGIKAVRKNALIHIFILFIALPGRINFLAMARHGRFSEKTYRSHFEKEFDFFNFNKQLVERFCSPHRILAGDCSFIPKAGIKTPHVAKFWSGCASKSLPGLEISSLAVIDLKANTAFHLECEQTPGTLPDNESRIDFYVNQVINRAPELDKIADYFVYDGAAAKKKFVDGITENTGLHLVSKFPKNANMRYLYTGPRMPGPGRPRQYDGKIRWKKLETYRFDTCYEDDEIIIYTAVVNSVLLKCNVRIAYIYKKCSDSYAILFSTDLNLDGFLIYKYYKARFQIEFLFRDAKQYTGLTHCQARSENKLYFHFNSSLTAVSIAKANFYDSVENQGTPFSMRDITDYYSAKLFLDRILSKLDIELVSDKFDFDYEDLLNTAAALA, via the coding sequence GTGTTGAAACAAAAAATAAGAAGTATTTTAAGCGAAATAGAGGGAATCAAAGCTGTCAGAAAAAATGCCCTGATCCATATTTTTATTCTCTTCATCGCTCTGCCGGGCCGTATCAATTTTCTTGCGATGGCCCGACATGGTCGCTTCTCCGAGAAAACATACCGGAGTCATTTTGAGAAAGAATTTGATTTTTTCAATTTTAACAAGCAACTTGTGGAGAGGTTCTGTTCTCCTCACAGAATTCTTGCCGGAGACTGCTCCTTCATCCCGAAGGCAGGAATAAAAACTCCACATGTTGCCAAGTTCTGGAGTGGATGCGCTTCCAAGTCGTTGCCTGGACTTGAAATAAGCTCTCTTGCGGTTATCGACCTTAAAGCGAATACAGCCTTTCATCTTGAATGTGAGCAAACTCCGGGAACTCTCCCAGATAATGAAAGCCGAATTGATTTTTATGTTAATCAAGTGATCAACCGTGCCCCAGAACTTGATAAAATCGCTGACTATTTTGTTTACGACGGTGCTGCGGCAAAGAAAAAGTTTGTCGATGGCATAACTGAAAATACCGGGTTGCATCTTGTCAGTAAATTTCCCAAAAATGCGAATATGCGCTATTTGTATACAGGGCCAAGAATGCCGGGACCGGGGCGACCGAGGCAATATGACGGAAAAATCCGATGGAAAAAACTCGAGACGTACCGTTTCGACACCTGTTATGAAGATGATGAAATCATTATATATACTGCTGTCGTCAATAGCGTGCTGCTGAAGTGCAATGTTCGTATCGCCTATATCTACAAGAAATGCTCCGACAGTTATGCTATTCTTTTCTCTACCGATTTGAATCTGGACGGATTCTTGATTTACAAGTATTACAAGGCTCGATTTCAGATAGAGTTTCTCTTTCGGGATGCGAAACAATATACCGGCCTCACGCATTGTCAGGCAAGAAGTGAAAACAAACTGTATTTTCACTTCAACTCTTCACTAACCGCCGTTTCAATCGCTAAAGCCAATTTTTATGACAGTGTTGAAAACCAGGGAACTCCTTTCTCAATGAGAGATATAACTGACTATTATTCCGCAAAATTATTTCTTGACCGAATTTTATCCAAACTGGATATTGAGCTGGTTTCAGATAAATTCGACTTCGATTATGAAGATCTGTTGAATACAGCGGCAGCACTTGCATAA
- a CDS encoding DUF697 domain-containing protein: protein MNIPKVSPDQLDKIISAHTVSSFGVGLIPAPGLDLVGLIAIQHSMIRQIAALYKVPFLKEAVQKMLSTLAGGILLSNTMPLWISVVKCIPIVGQAVGAVTMPVVCGASTYAAGKVFIQHFESGGTLLTLDPQKVKAYYQKMFEEGKGVAASMKGASEDTASETK, encoded by the coding sequence ATGAATATCCCAAAAGTATCACCTGACCAGCTTGATAAAATCATCAGCGCGCATACTGTCAGTTCTTTCGGGGTTGGTCTGATTCCTGCTCCTGGCCTTGATCTTGTTGGTCTTATCGCGATTCAGCATAGCATGATCAGGCAAATTGCCGCCTTATATAAGGTTCCCTTCTTAAAGGAAGCTGTTCAGAAAATGTTGTCTACTTTGGCTGGCGGTATTCTTTTAAGTAATACTATGCCGCTATGGATAAGCGTAGTGAAGTGCATTCCCATTGTCGGACAAGCTGTTGGTGCTGTTACAATGCCTGTTGTTTGTGGGGCGTCCACCTATGCAGCGGGTAAAGTTTTTATTCAACATTTCGAATCTGGGGGGACCCTTCTTACTTTGGACCCGCAGAAAGTAAAGGCTTATTATCAAAAGATGTTTGAAGAGGGGAAAGGGGTGGCAGCTTCTATGAAAGGGGCGTCAGAGGATACCGCATCTGAGACAAAGTAA
- a CDS encoding EcsC family protein yields MKISRRDSLELKRARYLLEKEGIAIRAATLLGDVAEKIVRCCPRRTQQSIEDSCVVGLEKAWELSITTMGAPGDAPESEQQHRWYAVWSGALGGAGIVTLFAELPVTTIIMMRAVADVAKSEGEDFRCFDTKVACLQAFALGGETIEQHTGVTGYYASRTLLEKPLGESTRYIAKKGAVGIGAPFAVQLVAKVSAKYQTWLSAKAAAGVIPLAGACMGSAVNVVYINYVHEKARGHFIIRRLERKYGAEVVRAQYEAERKGQQETVYSLPSDESISKIIRRHMYAAMGGGLLPFPLLDFFTVTGIQVNMLMQLAKKHHITFSEYKIKNLIGALLGGAFSVGAGGRIARSFAKLTPGLGHTLVAATTSATAGASTYAVGKVFHRHFTEGGTFLTFDPEKARAFYEEKFLEKYRDIRSGPLPHKV; encoded by the coding sequence ATGAAGATCAGCCGCAGGGATTCACTCGAACTGAAAAGAGCCCGGTATCTTCTTGAGAAAGAAGGGATTGCTATAAGAGCGGCCACTCTGCTTGGTGATGTTGCGGAAAAGATTGTTCGCTGTTGTCCACGTCGTACTCAGCAATCTATTGAAGATTCCTGCGTTGTTGGTTTGGAAAAGGCCTGGGAATTATCCATAACTACTATGGGAGCGCCTGGGGATGCACCGGAGAGTGAGCAGCAGCATCGTTGGTACGCAGTGTGGTCAGGTGCCTTAGGTGGTGCTGGCATAGTGACCTTATTTGCTGAACTCCCCGTGACAACGATCATTATGATGCGGGCAGTAGCTGATGTTGCCAAGAGTGAGGGGGAAGACTTTCGTTGTTTTGATACCAAAGTGGCTTGCCTTCAGGCCTTTGCCCTGGGCGGCGAGACTATTGAACAACATACTGGGGTAACAGGCTATTATGCATCACGGACTCTTCTTGAAAAGCCACTGGGGGAATCTACGCGTTATATTGCCAAGAAAGGAGCTGTTGGCATAGGTGCCCCTTTTGCTGTCCAGCTGGTTGCCAAGGTCAGTGCCAAATATCAGACATGGTTGTCGGCAAAAGCAGCAGCTGGGGTAATTCCCCTTGCCGGAGCATGCATGGGCTCTGCTGTGAATGTTGTGTACATTAATTATGTGCATGAAAAAGCACGAGGCCATTTTATTATCCGTCGCCTGGAAAGAAAATATGGTGCAGAGGTCGTTCGGGCGCAATATGAGGCTGAACGGAAGGGGCAGCAAGAGACAGTGTACTCCTTGCCCTCTGATGAGAGCATCAGCAAAATTATCAGAAGGCATATGTATGCTGCTATGGGGGGCGGGTTACTTCCCTTTCCCTTACTGGATTTTTTTACTGTGACCGGCATTCAGGTGAATATGTTGATGCAGCTGGCAAAAAAGCATCATATTACATTTTCTGAGTATAAGATCAAAAATTTGATTGGCGCATTACTTGGGGGGGCATTTTCTGTTGGAGCAGGAGGACGGATTGCCCGCAGTTTTGCAAAATTGACTCCCGGACTCGGTCACACGCTCGTTGCCGCTACCACCTCTGCAACAGCAGGGGCATCTACCTATGCTGTTGGTAAAGTTTTTCATCGTCATTTTACGGAGGGCGGGACTTTTTTAACGTTTGATCCTGAAAAAGCCAGAGCATTTTATGAGGAAAAATTTTTGGAAAAATACCGGGATATTCGGTCTGGGCCGCTACCGCATAAGGTTTGA
- a CDS encoding DUF697 domain-containing protein encodes MSEHITEQNAAQESLEESEISPEQLAEKVIRYHVYMSLGVGLVPIPFIDFVGVTGIQLTLLKKLAKIYDTPFSRDMVKNIIGVLIGGAFPASLSPRVAASFAKTIPGIGQSLGAVGGASVSGASTYAVGKVFNRHFAEGGTFLSFDPDNAREFYEAMFREGKKVVTDIKKKKNNEADTV; translated from the coding sequence ATGTCTGAACACATAACAGAACAGAACGCTGCCCAGGAATCACTTGAAGAAAGTGAAATTTCACCTGAGCAGCTTGCTGAAAAAGTAATCAGGTACCATGTGTATATGTCGCTTGGAGTTGGACTGGTGCCGATACCGTTTATTGATTTTGTCGGTGTTACTGGAATTCAGCTCACGCTTTTGAAAAAACTCGCCAAAATATATGATACCCCTTTTTCCAGAGATATGGTGAAAAATATTATAGGGGTACTGATCGGTGGTGCTTTTCCGGCATCTCTGAGCCCACGTGTTGCAGCAAGCTTTGCGAAAACAATACCTGGTATTGGGCAGTCGCTTGGAGCAGTCGGTGGAGCCTCTGTTTCCGGGGCATCTACCTATGCAGTAGGCAAAGTTTTCAATCGTCATTTTGCTGAAGGTGGTACTTTTCTGAGCTTTGATCCAGATAATGCACGGGAGTTTTACGAAGCAATGTTTAGAGAAGGCAAGAAAGTAGTCACTGATATCAAGAAAAAAAAGAATAACGAAGCCGATACAGTCTGA
- a CDS encoding ABC transporter substrate-binding protein produces the protein MSHCTRCIFWIALLLAPYFLSSCSDGAIEEQKNLHSEERQDDILIGIVAESVNSVFFLQGVEAAVEEINQKGGILGRKIQTVLRYDQGDPDEAKIIAEELADNKDIVAVIGHRKNETAAAAAIIYENAGLLFLSHGAKAPDLTMRKTNYIFRNIPAQDEFGIAMAKRASKEEDINRIVVFHERSDEQKRLADIFKKKAVEEGLKIVATRSYFSGQKNFEDIIAQLKEYQSDDQEGAYDSAVICGNVSDAALLVKQLQEMSQKMFGKTISIIGGDGLDSPELYVVAGKASDGVLIPTVFRADYPDKITQKFVKEFREKNELPPDTWAAQGYDAVHLLAHAMKESSEINSEQIAISLRYLTKWKGVTGSYSFFPQKDHAQEKMPQGDIKGKEIYFKKMMNGHFVFQDHPTDYNEDLFNYLPGRSLRLPLREPITTFDPGFVQSSSDIELCEQLFLGLTGFDPETNEVVPELAEVVPVSNANHTLYTFTIRDEVQWTNGEPVTAYDVFKTIQRNLDPLTGAPHAKDLFVIKNAKLFHEGKLRGENELGVYVYDKNTLVFKLERPTPSFPALVSLPAYRPLPKFAYEQKGDFGITKDIVTNGPYQVTFYEDEGVALKQNEGYYRAADVKIRELRYFHIEQPSMGMALYRNDELDVMGGRYLQIPLEEIAEIKKGPLKEEYHLEKTDAPLFCTYAYVFNSELPPVDNTLVRKAFSAVINRQLLIDAAHGSLGTPATTCIPKTLFKALPLEEREATESLFSPAQAKQWLSEAGYQENKEVPPVKLLIGESVFDRKVAEGVKQFLQHYLEVDLQIEQIDGSRLHYQNQIASGGAEQAHMVMTEVCAAYPDPAAIMNSFAKSFVADFSFSSLTSENKNPVDLIREADASSDPLTREKKYQEADRVLTHEEAVIMPLYHDRPFFLVKPRVKGWKYAPFGGQQLQKYFLKND, from the coding sequence ATGTCTCATTGTACAAGATGTATTTTTTGGATCGCCCTGCTGCTCGCTCCTTATTTTTTATCTTCATGCAGTGATGGAGCTATTGAGGAGCAGAAGAATCTTCATTCTGAAGAGAGACAGGATGATATTCTGATAGGTATTGTGGCAGAGTCAGTAAATTCTGTTTTTTTTCTTCAGGGAGTTGAAGCTGCTGTTGAAGAGATTAATCAGAAAGGAGGAATATTGGGGAGAAAGATACAGACGGTGCTTCGTTATGATCAGGGCGATCCTGATGAGGCTAAAATTATTGCGGAAGAACTCGCCGATAATAAGGATATTGTTGCCGTTATAGGGCATAGGAAAAACGAAACTGCGGCAGCAGCAGCAATAATCTATGAAAATGCAGGTCTTTTATTTCTTTCGCATGGTGCTAAAGCACCTGACCTGACGATGCGTAAGACCAATTATATCTTTAGAAATATTCCAGCACAGGATGAATTTGGCATTGCTATGGCTAAGCGTGCGAGCAAGGAAGAAGATATAAATCGTATTGTTGTTTTTCACGAAAGGAGCGATGAACAGAAGCGTCTTGCTGATATTTTTAAAAAAAAGGCTGTTGAAGAAGGGCTTAAAATTGTCGCGACCAGATCGTATTTTTCCGGTCAAAAAAACTTTGAAGATATTATCGCCCAATTAAAGGAATACCAATCCGATGATCAAGAAGGTGCCTATGATTCAGCAGTGATCTGCGGAAACGTTTCTGATGCTGCACTGCTTGTTAAGCAATTGCAGGAAATGTCCCAAAAAATGTTTGGAAAAACTATTTCAATTATTGGAGGGGACGGTCTGGATTCTCCAGAGTTGTATGTTGTTGCCGGAAAAGCAAGTGATGGAGTTTTGATCCCAACGGTATTTCGGGCAGATTATCCTGATAAGATTACCCAAAAATTCGTGAAAGAATTTCGGGAAAAAAACGAGTTGCCTCCAGATACCTGGGCGGCTCAAGGGTATGATGCTGTACATTTGCTGGCTCATGCTATGAAAGAGAGTTCTGAGATAAATTCTGAGCAGATAGCAATTTCTTTGCGTTATTTGACAAAATGGAAAGGAGTAACAGGGTCGTATAGTTTTTTTCCTCAAAAAGATCATGCTCAGGAAAAAATGCCTCAGGGAGACATTAAAGGAAAAGAGATTTATTTCAAAAAGATGATGAATGGACATTTTGTCTTTCAAGATCATCCCACGGATTATAATGAAGATCTTTTTAACTACCTTCCTGGAAGGTCGCTACGCCTTCCTCTTCGTGAGCCAATAACAACATTTGATCCAGGTTTTGTACAATCTTCCAGTGATATCGAACTTTGTGAGCAATTATTTTTAGGTCTCACTGGTTTTGACCCGGAAACCAATGAAGTTGTTCCGGAACTTGCAGAAGTTGTTCCTGTTAGCAACGCGAACCATACTCTTTATACCTTTACAATACGTGATGAGGTGCAATGGACAAACGGCGAGCCTGTCACAGCATATGACGTGTTCAAGACAATACAACGCAATTTGGACCCACTTACAGGAGCGCCTCATGCTAAAGATTTATTTGTCATTAAAAATGCGAAGTTATTTCATGAAGGTAAACTGAGAGGAGAGAATGAACTTGGGGTGTATGTGTATGACAAGAATACACTTGTTTTTAAACTTGAGCGACCGACACCTTCTTTTCCTGCTTTAGTTAGTCTTCCTGCATATCGCCCCTTACCGAAATTTGCTTATGAGCAGAAAGGGGATTTTGGGATAACAAAAGACATTGTGACAAATGGGCCTTATCAAGTGACTTTTTATGAAGACGAAGGCGTCGCATTGAAACAAAATGAGGGCTATTATCGTGCTGCTGATGTCAAAATTAGAGAGCTTCGGTACTTTCATATAGAGCAGCCTTCAATGGGTATGGCTCTTTATAGAAATGATGAGCTTGATGTTATGGGGGGAAGGTATCTTCAGATCCCGCTTGAGGAAATTGCAGAAATTAAAAAAGGCCCTTTAAAGGAAGAGTATCATCTGGAAAAAACAGATGCTCCCTTGTTCTGTACCTATGCCTATGTCTTTAACAGTGAACTGCCACCTGTTGATAATACGCTCGTACGTAAAGCATTTTCTGCAGTAATAAATCGTCAGCTCCTGATTGATGCGGCACACGGCTCTCTTGGGACCCCTGCAACGACCTGTATACCCAAAACATTATTCAAAGCTCTTCCCCTTGAAGAACGGGAAGCAACAGAGTCGCTTTTTTCTCCTGCACAGGCCAAACAATGGCTGAGTGAGGCTGGTTACCAAGAAAATAAAGAAGTTCCTCCAGTGAAGCTACTTATCGGTGAATCCGTATTTGATAGAAAAGTAGCCGAGGGAGTAAAACAATTTCTTCAGCATTACTTAGAGGTTGACTTGCAAATAGAACAGATAGATGGCAGTCGATTGCATTACCAAAACCAGATTGCTTCTGGAGGGGCTGAACAGGCTCATATGGTGATGACTGAAGTTTGTGCTGCTTATCCTGATCCTGCTGCCATTATGAATAGTTTTGCGAAGAGTTTTGTTGCTGATTTTTCATTTTCGTCCCTGACCTCAGAGAATAAGAATCCTGTAGATCTTATTCGTGAAGCTGATGCATCCAGTGACCCTTTGACGAGGGAAAAAAAATATCAGGAGGCAGACCGTGTTCTCACACATGAAGAAGCCGTTATTATGCCGCTTTATCACGACAGGCCATTTTTTCTTGTTAAACCGAGGGTCAAAGGATGGAAATATGCCCCTTTTGGGGGGCAACAGCTGCAGAAATATTTTTTGAAAAATGATTAA
- a CDS encoding prohibitin family protein, whose translation MNSTYRKIKKHAREYLYGIIITMVIFLIVFLLLLNRVLVLIGPGEAGVLYKTLAGGTDIETVYPEGLRLIWPWDKMFIYNCRVQEYAHEFNVLTVNGLKIHLDLSIRYRPEYTLVAKLHKDVGEDYVNIVVIPEIENVLRVLIGRLNAEEVYTTKRSLIEKAISEAIEQIAQRYVNVDNVIIKRMQLPESVAESVREKMRQKHIAAAYVYRLEREEEEKKRKRIEAEGLERFHSALTPEILQYMGIEATLQLSQSNNSKVVIVGGGEGGLPIIGNMPLTPGILDAPTKQEKLKLDAPIKQEEAKALLEKSKKGSDSSRLEKVSE comes from the coding sequence ATGAACAGCACATACCGAAAAATAAAGAAACATGCCAGAGAGTACCTTTACGGGATTATTATCACTATGGTTATTTTTCTTATAGTTTTTTTGTTACTTCTGAATCGTGTACTTGTTTTGATTGGTCCAGGTGAAGCTGGTGTGTTGTATAAAACACTTGCCGGAGGTACTGATATTGAAACGGTTTATCCTGAGGGGCTTCGGCTTATTTGGCCCTGGGATAAAATGTTTATCTATAACTGCCGGGTGCAGGAGTATGCTCACGAATTTAATGTGTTGACGGTAAACGGATTGAAAATTCATCTGGATTTGTCCATCCGTTATCGCCCTGAGTATACTCTTGTCGCCAAGCTGCATAAAGATGTGGGAGAAGATTACGTTAATATTGTTGTTATCCCGGAAATTGAAAATGTTTTACGTGTTCTTATCGGGCGACTGAATGCAGAGGAAGTATATACAACAAAACGTTCTTTAATTGAAAAAGCCATCAGTGAAGCCATTGAGCAGATTGCTCAACGTTACGTTAATGTAGATAACGTGATTATTAAAAGGATGCAACTTCCTGAAAGCGTTGCTGAGTCGGTTCGTGAAAAAATGAGGCAGAAACATATTGCTGCTGCCTATGTATACCGACTGGAGCGAGAAGAGGAAGAGAAAAAGAGAAAACGAATAGAAGCCGAAGGATTGGAGCGTTTTCATTCTGCTCTTACGCCTGAAATTCTCCAATATATGGGGATAGAAGCAACACTGCAACTTTCTCAATCAAATAATAGTAAAGTTGTTATTGTTGGCGGCGGAGAGGGAGGCTTACCTATTATAGGTAATATGCCTCTCACTCCAGGAATATTGGATGCTCCAACAAAGCAGGAAAAATTAAAATTGGATGCTCCAATAAAACAAGAAGAAGCAAAAGCTCTTCTTGAAAAGTCGAAAAAGGGCAGTGATTCTTCTCGCCTTGAAAAAGTATCTGAATAA
- a CDS encoding DUF697 domain-containing protein codes for MVETKKTSAAGAGKAPGADEAKQECDNGQCDMDSGCCAGPSDGSGTTPCSIIKKHILCSMGAGLIPIPMLDVVTITGIQLNMLRRLAKLYEVPFNEHKVKSVLSSLVGGSMTVPIAGTLLSLTKMIPVAGQAVGMVTMPITAGASTFAVGKVFNQHFASGGTFLTFDPVKVREYYASMFEKGKNVAAGMKN; via the coding sequence ATGGTCGAGACAAAAAAAACATCTGCTGCGGGAGCAGGGAAAGCACCGGGAGCCGATGAAGCAAAACAAGAGTGCGATAACGGTCAATGCGATATGGACAGTGGATGCTGCGCTGGTCCGAGCGACGGAAGTGGCACCACTCCATGTAGTATTATAAAAAAACATATTCTCTGTTCTATGGGAGCAGGGCTGATTCCTATTCCTATGCTTGATGTCGTGACAATAACAGGTATTCAGCTCAATATGCTCAGAAGGCTAGCAAAACTGTATGAAGTCCCTTTTAACGAACATAAGGTAAAAAGTGTATTGAGTTCATTGGTGGGAGGAAGCATGACCGTACCCATAGCCGGTACCCTGCTGAGCCTTACAAAAATGATCCCTGTTGCAGGACAGGCCGTCGGGATGGTGACTATGCCTATCACTGCTGGTGCGAGCACATTTGCTGTCGGCAAAGTTTTTAACCAGCATTTTGCTTCAGGTGGAACCTTTCTTACTTTTGACCCGGTCAAGGTAAGAGAATATTACGCCAGCATGTTTGAGAAGGGAAAGAATGTTGCAGCTGGGATGAAAAATTAG
- a CDS encoding DUF481 domain-containing protein: MNHRRTAVMLSAAMLLTGPAYAENTALEGEQQEEEIISENLSRSEHSGDVVGSSNAWSASLSFGFDMNSGNTNSINTNAQLQGTKKIGRDSIKLILEGSYGETEVSETSDDGTMNTIDAVTDQQALAFAMYEKRMGRYIVYPFIQLSHNEITQIEMRLMTGVGGGYYFIENDQTELSAVAGTAFVRKDMTTDETDDYGVFFFALTHKLSLSENSRISEHFEILPRIDDMGDYRLKATASIETDIWENISLKFSVKDEYDVEPAEGVDKNDLSLSTSLVFTL; encoded by the coding sequence ATGAATCATAGAAGAACAGCTGTTATGCTCTCTGCTGCAATGTTGTTGACAGGACCAGCTTATGCTGAAAATACTGCGTTGGAAGGTGAACAGCAGGAAGAAGAAATAATTTCTGAAAATTTATCTCGTTCTGAACATAGCGGCGATGTTGTAGGTTCTTCTAATGCATGGTCAGCTTCCTTGTCATTTGGCTTTGACATGAACTCTGGAAATACCAATAGCATTAACACAAATGCCCAATTACAAGGAACTAAAAAAATTGGGAGGGATAGTATCAAGTTGATACTGGAAGGTTCGTACGGAGAAACAGAGGTGTCTGAAACAAGCGACGATGGGACAATGAACACGATAGATGCTGTTACTGATCAACAGGCATTGGCGTTCGCGATGTATGAAAAAAGAATGGGTAGGTATATAGTCTATCCCTTTATACAGCTGTCTCATAACGAGATTACGCAGATAGAAATGCGTTTGATGACCGGAGTTGGTGGCGGATATTATTTTATTGAAAATGATCAGACAGAACTTTCTGCGGTTGCTGGCACGGCGTTTGTCCGTAAAGATATGACAACCGATGAAACAGATGATTATGGCGTGTTTTTCTTTGCACTTACCCATAAATTGTCCTTGTCAGAGAACTCCAGAATTTCTGAACACTTTGAGATTTTGCCAAGAATAGATGATATGGGTGATTATCGCCTAAAAGCGACTGCCAGTATTGAAACTGATATCTGGGAAAATATCAGCTTGAAGTTCTCAGTAAAGGATGAGTATGATGTAGAACCAGCAGAAGGTGTGGATAAAAACGACCTTTCTCTTTCGACTTCCCTAGTCTTTACGTTATGA